TTACATGTCAAAAAATAGATTTATTGAACTTTTGAATAAAGAAGCATCTTCTGTAACAGATGATGAAAAAAATGAACTTCAAGAGTTTTTAAAAGAGATGAAAAAAAGTAGTTTTAAAGGGTCAAGTAATTAATATAAAATGGCGTGAATATCCACGCCATTTCTGTATTATTCTCCAAAATAAATTTTCAATAAAAGTTTTATATAATCCTCATCAGTCAATCTATTGGGATTATACTCTGTGCATATATCTCCTTTTATATCTTCTAATATCTCTGGAATTTTAATTTTGAACTCTTCAAAATTTATACCTAAATCTTTCAAAGATTTTTCTATTCCTAAATTTTCCTTTAGTTTTTTTACAAATCCATTAAATAGATTTTTTCCATTTTCGTCATCAGTTGGATTAAAATCTAAAAGCTTTGCAAGTTCGCTATATTTCTTCCAAGCTTTTGTATTAACTTCAATTATATATGGCATTATTATAGCGTTAGCTCTTCCATGAGATATATGAAACTTTGCTCCAATAGAATGTGCTACACTATGGTTAATACCTAAAGATGAATTATTAAAAGCTATCCCAGCCATACAAGAAGCATACTGCACATTTTCTCTTGGAAGCAATAACTGTGGATTATTAAAATGATTTACTAAATTATCTTTAATAATTTTTATGGCTTCTTTAGCTGATGAGTCTGTAAATGGTGTTGCTATTGTGGAAACATAAGCCTCTAGTGCATGAGTTAAAACATCCATACCTGTATCTGCAATTATCTTAGATGGAAGTGTTTTCATAAACTCTGGATTTAATATTGCTAAATCTGGTAACATCTCCTCATTAGCCAGTGCAATTTTTTTATCCCCTTTAGTTATAACACTATATGATGTAACTTCTGATCCTGTTCCACTTGTTGTTGGTATTGCAATAAAGTATGGCTTCTCTCTTTTTATTTTCAGTTCGTCTTCTATTTTCAAATTAAAATATAAAATACCTTTACAAGCATCTATTGGCGAACCGCCACCTAAACCAATTACACACTGAGGAGAAAAATAAACAATCTCTTTTAATCCTCTTTCAACTATTTCTACCGTTGGATTAGGAGTTACATCTTTAAATATTTTTACTTTTGAGTCTTTAGGTAATTTCTCTAAAATTTTATCCACTATTTTTAAATCTACCATAGCTTTATCTGTTACTATAAGGTAACTTGAATATTTTAATGTTTTTAAACAGTCTAAAGAATCTTCACCTGATTTTATTTTTGGTTTTATGAAATATTCTCTCATAACCCCACCTACTTCTGTTCCATCCAGTTAGCTGGATAGACAACATAGATAAATTTAGCATATTCTGTAGCTTTAAACTTTATACTTGATCCCTTTGGAATTAAAAGGACATCTCCTTTTTCACCTGTAATTGTTCTTCCATCTATTACAATTTCTAATTTACCCTCTATTACATAATCAATCTCATCATAATTTAATGTCCAATCGAAAGTACTTTTTGTCATCTCCATCATACCCGCACCAATTCTAGGGCTTTCTTCTAAAGAGAATAAATCTGTTACATAAACTTGATCTTGAGGATTTCCTGTATCAAACTTAACTTTTTCTATCTTTTCAGCTTTTACGACAGCTACACCAGATGGATCTACATACTTTATACTTTTTTCTCCTCTTAACTCTTTCTCTATAACTTTTCTAATTATTTTTTCTAGTTCTAACTCATCTATATTTATCATTTTGCTTCACCCTCTATATTTCTGAACATAAATTTTGCTAAAATAACTGCTGTTACTCCACCAACTAACTTTCCAACAACCATTGGGAATATCATTTGTGAATCTACTCCTGCAGTAAACCCTAAGTGATCTCCAAATACGAAAGCCGCACTTACAGCAAATGCTACGTTTATTACTTTACCTTTTTTATCCATCTCTTTCATCAATCCAAACATTGGGATATTGTTAGCAAGTGTTGCTACTAATCCTGCTGCTGCTTTTTCATTCATTCCCAATGATTCTCCAAGTTTTGTAAGTGGTTTGTTTAAAACTTTAGTTAAGAATAATACTAATGGGAATGCACCAGCTAATGTAATTGCAATGCTTCCTACAATTTCAATACCATCTGTTATCGGAGCCATTCCTGGGATAACAACGATTCCTGTTAATGTTTCAATTATCGATGCAGCTAATCCAATTGTTATAACAATAACTACTCCTTTTCCAAAAATTGTGAATCCACTAGTCATCTTTTCAGGCATTTTCCAAAGACCTAAAGATATTAATGCTGAGAATATTATTATTGGTAGTATATTTGAAAGTACTAACTCTAACGAGAATCCCGCTGTTAATCCACCAGCTAAACAACCAATTGGAATTGTAATCATACCTGCTAATATACCTTTTGCTAAGTATGGTCTATCCTCTTTTTCAATTATTCCAAGTGCTACTGGAATTGTGAAAACAAGAGTTGGTCCCATCATTGCCCCTAGTATTAGCCCTGCAAATTTTCCAGCTTCAGGTGAAAGTGCTAGCTCCATTGCTAGTGGATATCCACCCATATCATTTGCCAATAATGTCGTAGCAAACATTGCTGGGTCCGCCCCAAGCATTGTATAAGCTGGAGAAATTATTGGACGAAGTATCTTGGCTAATACTGGAGCAAGTGATATTACTCCAACCATTGCTAGAGCTAGAGCACCCATTGCCATAATTCCCTCTTCAAACTTCTCACCATAACCAAATTTATTTCCTAAACACTTATCAATTGCTCCAATTACCATAAATAAGACCATTATATAAATGATAATCTCATTAATACCCATTATTTATACCCCCTTTAACTTTTTTTAAGACTTCACCGATTACTCTTTCATCTGATATATTAAAATCTTTAGTCAAAATCAGTTTAATTCTTTCTTCTAAACTTTTGCAACTATCAGATACATATCTAATTTTTACCCCTTTGTTTTTTAAATAATCATTTACTTTAGGAAGAAGAATCATATCTTTTGACATATTTAATTCATCTCCTACTATAAACTCCTCTACATTTTCCAAGGTAATAAGTTTCTTTTTCATCTATTCACCTTCCTCAAATCCATCTATAATACCAATTGTTACTGCATCAATTGGTATACTTTCATTTTCTAAAACTTTTCTTGCTCCACTTCCTTTTGTTATAAGAACCATATCTCCTGTTCCAGCCCCAATATAATCACATACAACTATTTTTTCTCCGTTTTCAAGTTGAGCTATCATAAATTTCAAACCATTTAAAGATTCATCTTTTCTTGTTGCCCAAACATTTCCAATAATCTTTCCTATAACCATAAAATCACCCTTTTTTTATTTCTAAAGCTGAATTTTTTAAATATTCTTTGGCTGAATCTGTTATAAAGATTTTATCTGAAATAACTATTTCATCTGCTGCTTCTCTTTCAATCTCTTTAACATCTTTTAAAGTCATCACTTTTTTATCAAAATATTTTTTCCTTTTAGTATTATCCAAATGATCAAGAACTTCCATTTTTTTTATAATTTTTATTCCCATCTCTTTCAGTTCTTTTTCATAATTTAAATACTTATCGGCTATTTTTTTAACTTCACAACTGTAACTTCGCCAAGATATTCCCTCCTCTATTAAATATATATTTTTATTTTTCAATAGAGATTTTATTATCAACTCTGTTTTTGGATTTATATATGTTGCATTTGAAATGGAAAATAACTCATCAATTTCCAATGAAAAAACCACTATTTTATCGCTTTCATTTGAAATCTCAAATCTTTTTTCTAACTCCTCTTTAAGTATTAAATCCTCTCCTAAAAGAGTTATTTTTTCTTTTATGTTTTGTTCTTGTGAACTATTTTTTTCTCTTATATACTTCTCTATCTCTTTTCTTATAATATCTAGTAAATCATTTTCATTCATAAATCTCTCCATAAGAGTCTTTAGTTAAAAAACAAGCATTAGCTTCATCATAGTCTATATGCATATTTAGAGAAAATCTATTATTCACTCTCACAACAACATCTTCAAAAATCATTGGTCTTAAACTACCACAAATTTTTACTTTTACCTTATCCTTATCTTTTAAGTTTAACCTTCTTGAGTCTTCTTCTGTCATATGAATATGATTTTTAGCTACTATTACTCCCTCTTTTAACTTTAAGTATCTATCACCATTTGTTATTAAAATTCCTGGAGTATCCTTTGTACTTCCTGATTCTCTTAAAACAGGAGTTACACCTAAAGTTCTAGCATCTGTTAAGGAAAGCTCAACTTGAGTACTTCCTCTAAACGGTCCTAAAACTATTACTCCTTCTATTACTCCTTTTGGACCAACTAATCTAACTCTTTCCTTACAAGCATATTGTCCAGGTTGAGATAGATCCTTCACTTTATTAAATTGATATCTCTCTCCAAATAAAACCTCTGCATCCTCCTCTGAAAGGTGAATATGTCTACCTGAAGCTTCTATTGGAATTCTTTTCATATTTTTATACTCTTTTTGATTCAACTCTTTTTCTACAGCATCCTTTACTAATTTTACAATCTCATCGATTTCCATACTCTCCTGTCACCCCTCTTAACATCATTATATAGATAGCACTACTTAATCTATTTAGTGCTAATAGGATGTCTCTTCTTTCAATTGTTCCATTCTCTTTAACAAAAGCTTCCACACCTTTAATCTCTAACTCTCTAGATAGTGCTCTCATCTCATTTAATTTTATAACTGGATAACTATCCTTTGAACATATTCCAAAGAGATGCTCTCTATTAAAATATTTTTTAGGATTATGAGAGATATCTCTAATCTCATCTAAACTTTTTTCTAAAACCTTTATATCAACTAATGCCTCTCCTATAACCTCTGAAACTAAAATGTTTTTTATAAATTTTTCAATACTTTCTAAATCTTTTTGGAGCTTAACATTTTTAATCTCTTCTAAATCTTTCATTAAAACTAGCCAACGACTTTGAAAAGAATCTATTACACCTCTAAAAATTATCCTTTTATCATCTTTTTTTACTAAAATATTTCCATATATTTGAGTCATATACTCTGGTTT
This genomic window from Cetobacterium sp. NK01 contains:
- a CDS encoding 1-propanol dehydrogenase PduQ; its protein translation is MREYFIKPKIKSGEDSLDCLKTLKYSSYLIVTDKAMVDLKIVDKILEKLPKDSKVKIFKDVTPNPTVEIVERGLKEIVYFSPQCVIGLGGGSPIDACKGILYFNLKIEDELKIKREKPYFIAIPTTSGTGSEVTSYSVITKGDKKIALANEEMLPDLAILNPEFMKTLPSKIIADTGMDVLTHALEAYVSTIATPFTDSSAKEAIKIIKDNLVNHFNNPQLLLPRENVQYASCMAGIAFNNSSLGINHSVAHSIGAKFHISHGRANAIIMPYIIEVNTKAWKKYSELAKLLDFNPTDDENGKNLFNGFVKKLKENLGIEKSLKDLGINFEEFKIKIPEILEDIKGDICTEYNPNRLTDEDYIKLLLKIYFGE
- a CDS encoding cupin domain-containing protein, which translates into the protein MINIDELELEKIIRKVIEKELRGEKSIKYVDPSGVAVVKAEKIEKVKFDTGNPQDQVYVTDLFSLEESPRIGAGMMEMTKSTFDWTLNYDEIDYVIEGKLEIVIDGRTITGEKGDVLLIPKGSSIKFKATEYAKFIYVVYPANWMEQK
- the eutH gene encoding ethanolamine utilization protein EutH; this encodes MGINEIIIYIMVLFMVIGAIDKCLGNKFGYGEKFEEGIMAMGALALAMVGVISLAPVLAKILRPIISPAYTMLGADPAMFATTLLANDMGGYPLAMELALSPEAGKFAGLILGAMMGPTLVFTIPVALGIIEKEDRPYLAKGILAGMITIPIGCLAGGLTAGFSLELVLSNILPIIIFSALISLGLWKMPEKMTSGFTIFGKGVVIVITIGLAASIIETLTGIVVIPGMAPITDGIEIVGSIAITLAGAFPLVLFLTKVLNKPLTKLGESLGMNEKAAAGLVATLANNIPMFGLMKEMDKKGKVINVAFAVSAAFVFGDHLGFTAGVDSQMIFPMVVGKLVGGVTAVILAKFMFRNIEGEAK
- a CDS encoding EutN/CcmL family microcompartment protein, encoding MVIGKIIGNVWATRKDESLNGLKFMIAQLENGEKIVVCDYIGAGTGDMVLITKGSGARKVLENESIPIDAVTIGIIDGFEEGE
- the pduL gene encoding phosphate propanoyltransferase; this translates as MEIDEIVKLVKDAVEKELNQKEYKNMKRIPIEASGRHIHLSEEDAEVLFGERYQFNKVKDLSQPGQYACKERVRLVGPKGVIEGVIVLGPFRGSTQVELSLTDARTLGVTPVLRESGSTKDTPGILITNGDRYLKLKEGVIVAKNHIHMTEEDSRRLNLKDKDKVKVKICGSLRPMIFEDVVVRVNNRFSLNMHIDYDEANACFLTKDSYGEIYE
- a CDS encoding ethanolamine utilization protein; the encoded protein is MVLTEEKLRSLYKKDENMKEISLEKGTILTPSARQFLIDKDIKVVDKIAGKTEEAREFKEIRNEESKPKYKGILGELYVEKPEYMTQIYGNILVKKDDKRIIFRGVIDSFQSRWLVLMKDLEEIKNVKLQKDLESIEKFIKNILVSEVIGEALVDIKVLEKSLDEIRDISHNPKKYFNREHLFGICSKDSYPVIKLNEMRALSRELEIKGVEAFVKENGTIERRDILLALNRLSSAIYIMMLRGVTGEYGNR